One Rhizoctonia solani chromosome 3, complete sequence genomic region harbors:
- a CDS encoding DDE superfamily endonuclease has protein sequence MTISNKKRQQLQALEKARANQKRIKTAHFDNEDNNNKSVFKPLDLYNDSETSLCRLGVDVVYIAPDPCGSELDHPPAYPNSPNSFDSDSSDSEGDSDSGSSSGELPWELSYYRPPTVAQAQTALATLDSARRTQLPSGGYKYKDLDRITAERYTAIQACLNQFLEAEPKGKKFIQASKDAARMHNRRDTYAQTIRKWTRRLINYGDLPGNIRGWWNVSTLEDEDVSSAIRLHLQKAGKLAGAQDVVDFLSDPEVRKTLDIKKKISLRTAQRWLSRAGFSWRSEPVGQYFDGHERQDVVEYRQKVYIPFLKKIERRQIIYNRDGVEDPTRPLQLLPGEKPIILWFHDETIFYANDRRKVQWVFVGESPVPHKKGEGCSLMVADFVCAEFGWLRGPNGESARVTMFPGGDKDGWFTNDRVILQLEDAVKIVNEHFPQFTHIFVYDNAPSHTKRLLSSLSAYGMPKGPLLDWPYYKDKDDKRVFVRMKNGFLPDGSPQEFYDPNEPNRFKGMSWILRERGLGHLADLNAVCTKGCEPGKTDCCCRRVMMNQPDFNNRESGLQEAARELGTEVVFLPKYHCELSMIEQVWGYAKRDYRDNPPNSSSKKLKENALKALESPPILSMRKFAARSQRFADGYDHGMDRSQAAAWATTIFKHHRETPAHIPYDEIAPNYVHTTNN, from the exons ATGACTATCAGCAATAAAAAAAGGCAGCAATTACAGGCTCTTGAAAAGGCCAGGGCCAAT CAAAAACGTATAAAAACAGCTCATTTTGACAATgaagacaacaacaacaaaagtGTATTCAAGCCACTGGACTTGTACAATGACTCTGAGACATCACTCTGCAGACTAGGAGTGGATGTAGTCTATATAG CCCCTGACCCCTGTGGCTCCGAACTGGATCATCCTCCAGCTTATCCCAATTCCCCCAATTCTTTTGACTCTGACTCTTCTGATTCTGAAGGAGATTCCGACTCTGGCTCTAGCAGTGGAGAACTCCCATGGGAACTTAGTTATTACCGCCCACCAACTGTTGCCCAAGCGCAGACAGCACTTGCCACACTTGATTCTGCACGCCGGACCCAACTTCCATCAGGTGGATACAAGTACAAAGACCTGGACCGGATCACTGCTGAGCGATACACTGCAATACAAGCCTGTCTGAACCAATTCCTTGAGGCTGAGCCAAAAGGAAAGAAATTTATTCAGGCATCCAAGGATGCAGCACGTATGCATAATCGAAGAGATACATATGCCCAAACAATCCGTAAATGGACCCGTCGACTCATCAATTATGGTGACTTACCTGGGAATATCCGAGGTTGGTGGAACGTATCCACActggaggatgaggatgtgtCATCTGCAATCAGGCTTCACTTACAGAAAGCTGGGAAGTTGGCGGGTGCACAGGATGTGGTGGACTTTCTGTCTGATCCAGAGGTTCGGAAAACACTGGACATCAAGAAAAAGATTAGTCTTCGAACAGCACAACGCTGGCTCTCTCGGGCTGGTTTTTCTTGGCGATCTGAACCTGTGGGCCAATACTTTGACGGTCACGAACGACAAGATGTAGTTGAATACCGGCAAAAGGTATACATACCTTTCCTGAAGAAAATCGAGCGGCGGCAAATAATTTATAATCGGGATGGTGTTGAAGATCCTACACGTCCATTGCAATTACTACCTGGCGAGAAACCCATTATTTTGTGGTTTCACGACGAGACAATTTTTTACGCAAACGATCGTCGTAAAGTTCAATGGGTCTTTGTTGGAGAAAGCCCAGTACCACACAAGAAAGGAGAGGGGTGTAGTTTAATGGTGGCCGACTTTGTGTGTGCAGAGTTTGGGTGGTTGCGTGGACCGAATGG TGAATCTGCGAGAGTAACAATGTTTCCCGGGGGCGACAAAGATGGATGGTTTACAAACGACCGTGTCATTCTTCAACTAGAGGATGCTGTCAAAATTGTCAACGAACACTTCCCCCAGTTCACTCACATATTTGTGTACGACAATGCTCCTTCGCACACAAAACGCTTGCTTTCCTCACTTTCCGCTTATGGAATGCCCAAGGGTCCGCTTCTGGACTGGCCTTactacaaggacaaggacgacAAACGCGTGTTTGTGAGAATGAAGAATGGTTTTCTCCCAGACGGCTCACCCCAGGAGTTCTATGACCCAAACGAACCCAATCGTTTCAAGGGAATGTCGTGGATTCTTCGAGAGCGCGGTCTCGGTCATCTTGCCGATTTGAACGCAGTTTGCACGAAGGGATGTGAACCAGGGAAGACTGACTGTTGCTGTCGTCGGGTAATGATGAACCAGCCAGATTTCAATAATCGTGAATCAGGCTTACAAGAGGCTGCTCGAGAGCTGGGAACTGAAGTGGTATTTCTCCCAAAGTACCACTGTGAGCTGAGTATGATAGAGCAAGTCTGGGGATACGCAAAAAGAGACTATCGAGATAATCCCCCTAATAGTAGCTCAAAAAAGTTGAAGGAGAACGCACTAAAGGCATTAGAATCACCCCCAATTTTATCAATGCGCAA GTTCGCTGCTCGTTCTCAACGTTTTGCCGATGGATATGACCATGGTATGGACAGGTCCCAAGCTGCTGCGTGGGCTACAACGATATTCAAACATCACCGAGAGACCCCAGCACATATTCCGTACGACGAGATTGCTCCTAACTATGTACATACAACAAACAATTAA
- a CDS encoding Retrotransposon gag protein gives MPGLGEMGETSLTPSQAQSGWSAPSSRTHTPAPAAVPPHVYSPMSFDHMSDRELLNMVAQNMIVLKKEFSQLQGAYEAQHDQIALLRAELKEHCDQSRNQHIFYSNQIQGAAASIQAVQDQLLHNSTTRPTAPPPPPPSGTATNPPPAPTSSNSDLKFAKPNKFSGKKEDALNFIIACQAYIRAKGANRSHEEKILWVTSYFEGAAKDWIRPYKERKVFRGEAVPLLEDIDVFWAEFTKHYVDTNRDEKYRQKWNSLRQKASVQEYTREFQQYSVSLGYSDETLRDKYYDGLQNNIKDIMLSTMFQWRRATAQQVYDKAEEIANHIESTRLSNPSASTPTTRVSSSSAPSSYPISNPTRTRLNVGDNVYMIDPTTRRAKKGAITSIVCTTSGNMPNVRWNGETKDTMIPFPSLKKDERPAAVVPAKPIVAPVPVLASSSKGPGPMDLDGRGFANLTCHVCGGKGHFARNCPSKPMSGHVANVEWSWERPKEESQIEVVSDKEESGKGKAKAD, from the coding sequence atgcctggctTGGGCGAGATGGGAGAGACTAGTCTAACTCCTTCCCAAGCCCAATCGGGGTGGTCTGCCCCGTCTTCCCGTActcatactcctgctcctgcggctgtgccgccCCATGTATATTCCCCCATGTCCTTTGATCACATGTCCGATCGTGAATTGTTAAATATGGTAGcccaaaatatgattgtGTTAAAAAAAGAATTCTCACAACTTCAAGGCGCTTACGAAGCACAACACGATCAAATAGCATTGTTAAGGGCAGAACTCAAGGAACATTGCGATCAATCGCGTAACCAACATATATTCTATTCcaaccaaattcaaggagcgGCCGCTTCCATTCAAGCTGTGCAAGACCAGCTACTCCACAATTCCACTACTCGACCCACggcccctcctccacctccaccttctGGCACAGCCACCAATCCTCCACCTGCTCCTACGTCTTCCAATTCCGACTTAAAGTTTGCCAAGCCTAACAAGTTCAGTGGCAAAAAGGAAGACGCCCTTAATTTCATTATTGCGTGTCAGGCTTACATCAGGGCCAAAGGAGCAAATCGTTCTCACGAAGAAAaaattttgtgggttacatcATACTTTGAGGGTGCAGCCAAAGATTGGATCCGCCcatacaaggaaaggaaggtgttcagggGAGAAGCGGTTCCCTTATTGGAAGATATTGATGTGTTTTGGGCGGAATTCACTAAACACTATGTGGACACCAATCGTGATGAGAAGTACcgccaaaaatggaataGTTTAAGACAGAAGGCATCAGTACAAGAATACACTCGCGAATTCCAGCAGTATTCAGTGTCCTTAGGGTACAGTGATGAAACATTACGCGACAAGTACTATGATGGCCTCCAAAATAATATTAAAGACATCATGCTTTCcactatgttccaatggcgtcgCGCTACTGCTCAACAGGTCTACGACAAGGCAGAGGAAATTGCCAATCATATCGAATCCACTCGTCTGTCAAACCCATCTGCTTCCACTCCTACTACTCGTGTATCTTCTAGCTCTGCCCCAAGTTCCTACCCTATTTCCAATCCCACTCGAACTCGTCTTAATGTTGGGGACAATGTTTATATGATCGACCCTACCACTCGtcgcgccaagaaaggcgccaTTACCTCAATTGTTTGCACAAcctctggcaatatgccaAATGTTAGATGGAATGGGGAAACCAAGGACACGATGATCCCCTTTCCATCCCTAAAAAAGGATGAACGCCCTGCAGCGGTCGTCCCAGCAAAGCCTATTGTTGCCCCTGTTCCTGTTTTAGCCTCGAGTTCTAAAGGTCCCGGccccatggatcttgatggaaggggtTTTGCAAACTTAACCTGCCATGTGTGCGGCGGAAAAGGCCATTTCGCACGCAATTGTCCCtccaagcccatgtctggacatgtggctaatgttgaatggtcttgggaaaggcccaAGGAGGAAAGTCAAATTGAAGTTGTCTCTGATAAGGAggagtcgggaaaaggaaaagccaaggccgactaa
- a CDS encoding Retrotransposable element Tf2 protein, protein MIDSGATSCFIHPLLVETYWLPTYTHPIPKKLRVIDGREINSGQITHFTRFKCTIGNHIEELECHISNIGNHQLVLGMSWLKKHNPQISWEKHTLIFNSLYCSNNCLSIPAILELKAVEEIPLPYQEFSKVFSEEESSKLPPHRPYDIAIELLPDARPQHGPIYSLGPREDAELKETIEKQLKAGLIRPSKSPMASPILFVKKKNGKLRMCVDYRRLNSMTKKNVYPLPLPQNLIEKLQGAKIFSKFDLKAGYNLVRIKEGDEWKTAFKTKYGLFEYLVMPFGLTNAPAAFQDMMNEIFRDLLDVYVIIYLDDILVFSLNEKDHEAHVREVLKRLQDNHLFCNIEKCHFHVKKIDYLGFIISEFGIEVDQSKVTDAMNWSIPKNVKNIQEFLGFVNFYRRFIPNFGNMARPLYNLLKKDSQWKWEHAEQQSFDNLKKCLTSAPLLLQPDTTRQFYVECDASDYATGAILSQRNPEGKLAPVAYLSKSLSPAEKNYDIFDKELLAVIRAFKEWRHLLEGSELPVQVLTDHKNLEYFSTSQSLNKRQIRWANFLVDYNFQIIYRPGAQNKKADILSRRYDLVPLEGGVENQVLLKPELFIASITPDQEINDLIGEAIYEDERLKEILYRLQNKNKVVDWELKEGLLWFQGKIFVPKDDTIRNLILESRHDALAAGHPGQARTLELVSRSYYWPLLKKFVNSYVSHCKTCIRSKPTNQVPVGLLKPLQIPERPWEDIAYDMIVGLPVSEGFDAILTVIDQFSKMVHFIPTHSTALAIDIANLFITYIWKLHGLPRSTVSDRGPTFNAKFIRHLYKRLDIKPTYSTAYHPQTDGQTERIQREAEIFIRMFGNHRQSDWVSLLPLAEFALNNLKQTSTGKSPFQICYSCNPQFSVGQKTDESVPNADEHAEFLEQGYDEVKAALSLSQERMKHFYDQHHRKEEEIQVGDKAWLSHQNISTDRPSMKLSHKKLGPYLVIERIGSHAYKLQLPHTMRIHPVFHINLLTKFHPDPHGRDPPQPAPIVTEEGEEEYEVEKILDSKWKGRGKTRKLWYLIKWKGYDEGSNSWEPIDNVANAKEAREEFHKESELSRDTKPNKFNGKKEDALNFIIACQAYIRAKGANQSHKEKILWITSYFEGAAEDWVRPYKERKVFRGEAVPLLEDIDTFWAKFTKHYVDTNCDEKYRQKWNNLQQKASVQEYTCEFQQYSVSLGYSNETLRNKYYNGLQNNIKDIMLSTMFQWRCAMAQQVYDKAEEIANHIESTCLSNPSVSAACTSSNTVSTPTSNPTPTRTCLNVGDNVYMIDPTTCRAKKGAITSIVCTTSGNMPNVRWNGESKDTMIPFPSLKKDERPAAAAPVKTIIAPTPILASNSKGPGPMDLDGRGFSNLTCHVCGGKGHFARNCPSKPMSGHVANVEWSWERPKEENRIEVVSDEEESGKGKAKAN, encoded by the exons atgatcgactctggagcaacttcttgcttcatccaccctcttttagtaGAAACCTATTGGCTTCCAACCTATACACATCCAATTCCCAAGAAACTACGTGTTATTGATGGCCGAGAAATCAATTCtggccaaatcactcatttcACTCGgtttaaatgtaccattggcaaccacATTGAAGAATTAGAgtgccatatttccaatatCGGTAACCATCAATTAGTTTTAGGGATGTCATGGCTAAAAAagcacaatccccaaatatcatgggaaaaacatacactcATTTTTAACTCATTATATTGTTCCAATAATTGTCTGTCTATACCTGCTATCTTAGAGCTCAAggcagtagaagaaatacCACTACCGTATCAAGAATTTTCCAAGGTCTtttctgaggaagaatcATCCAAATTGCCACCCCACCGTCCTTACGATATTGCCATTGAATTACTCCCAGATGCGCGACCACAACATGGTCCCATATACAGTTTAGGTCCAAGGGAGGATGCGGAACTCAAAGAAACCATTGAAAAACAACTCAAAGCAGGTTTAATCCGCCCGTCTAAATCCCCTATGGCCTCTCCCatattatttgtcaaaaagaaaaacgggaagttacgcatgtgtgtggacTATCGGCGTCTAAACAgtatgaccaagaaaaacgtctatCCTCTACCATTGCCACAAAACTTGATTGAGAAGCTACAAGGTGCAAAGATTTTTAGTAAATTCGATCTCAAGGCAGGATATAATTTAGTCCGGATCAAAGAaggcgatgaatggaaaacagccttcaaaACAAAATATGGACTATTCGAATACttggtcatgccctttggatTAACAAATGCGCCGGCGGCTTTTCAAGATATGATGAACGAGATATTCAGGGATCTTCTGGATGTTTATGTCATCATATACCTGGACGATATTCTAGTCTTCTCCTTGAACGAAAAAGATCATGAAGCCCATGTGCGAGAAGTACTTAAGAGATTACAGGACAACCATCTCTTTTGCAATATCGAGAAATGCCATTTTCATGTCAAGAAAATTGATTACCTAGGGTTTATCATATCAGAATTTGGCATAGAGGTGGATCAATCCAAAGTTACAGACgcaatgaattggtcaatACCAAAAAATGTCAAGAACATCCaggaattcttaggatttgtaaACTTTTACAGACGATTTATCCCTAATTTTGGCAACATGGCACGTCCTTTGTATAATTTGCTCAAAAAAGACAGtcaatggaaatgggaacatGCAGAACAACAATCTTTTGACAATCTTAAAAAATGTCTTACCTCAGCGCCCTTGCTTTTACAACCTGACACCACAAGACAGTTCTATGTGGAATGCGACGCATCGGACTATGCCACTGGGGCAATACTATCTCAGCGTAATCCTGAAGGGAAACTAGCTCCTGTAGCCtatctatcaaaatccctatCCCCAGCCGAAAAGaactatgatatctttgacaaAGAATTACTGgcagtcattagggcatttaaggaatggcgtcattTACTGGAAGGATCAGAACtaccagtccaagttctaacaGATCATAAGAATTTGGAGTATTTCTCGACGTCACAATCCCTGAATAAACGTCAAATTCGATGGGCAAATTTCCTAGTAGACTACAATTTCCAGATTATCTACAGACCTGGGGCACAGAACAAAAAGGCGGATATCCTCTCTAGACGCTATGACttagtaccccttgaagggggggtagagaaccaggttctcctAAAACCGGAACTTTTCATCGCATCTATTACCCCAGATCAGGAAATCAACGATCTGATTGGTGAAGCAATCTATGAGGATGAACGTCTTAAAGAAATCTTGTACAGGCTCCAGAACAAAAATAAAGTAGTCGACTGGGAATTAAAAGAAGGATTACTATGGTTTCAAGGGAAAATATTTGTTCCAAAGGATGACACTATTAGGAATCTTATCTTGGAATCTAGGCATGACGCTTTAGCAGCAGGGcatccaggacaagccaGGACATTAGAACTCGTTTCCAGGagttactactggccattgctgaaaaaATTTGTCAATTCTTATGTCAGCCATTGCAAAACCTGCATCAGGTCCAAACCAACAAACCAAGTACCTGTAGGACTACTAAAGCCTttgcaaattcctgaacgtccctgggaagacatagcctatgacatgattgtgggactacCGGTGTCGGAAGGCTTTGATGCCATACTTACTGTCATTGATCaattctcaaaaatggtccaCTTTATTCCTACCCATTCCACGGCGTTGGCTATTGATATCGCCAACCTCTTCATCACGTATATATGGAAACTACACGGCCTCCCTAGAAGTACGGTTTCAGACAGAGGACCTACATTTAATGCCAAGTTCATTCGTCATCTGTATAAAAGGTTGGACATTAAACCCACATACTCTACAGCATACCATCCGcaaacagatggacagacagaacgaATACAAAGGGAGGCTGAAATCTTTATCCGTATGTTCGGAAACCACCGCCAATCAGACTGGGTATCCCTACTTCCTTTAGCCGAGTTTGCCCTCAATAATCTAAAGCAAACTTCTACGGGCAAATCCCCATTCCAGATATGTTACAGCTGTAACCCCCAATTCTCTGTAGGTCAAAAAACGGATGAATCAGTACCCAACGCAGATGAACACGCGGAGTTCTTAGAACAAGGCTAcgatgaagtcaaggcaGCATTGTCCCTGtcacaagaaaggatgaaacacttctaTGATCAACATCACAgaaaggaagaagaaattcaagtaggggACAAAGCCTGGTTGAGCCATCAAAATATATCCACAGACAGACCCTCGATGAAACTCAGCCACAAAAAATTAGGACCCTACTTAGTAATTGAAAGAATAGGATCACACGCATACAAACTTCAATTACCTCAcactatgcgcatacatcctgtGTTCCATATCAATCTTCTCACTAAATTtcatcctgaccctcatgGTCGCGACCCTCCCCAACCTGCACCCattgtcacagaagaaggagaggaggaatatgaggttgaaAAAATCTTGGATAgtaaatggaaaggacgCGGTAAAACAAGGAAACTTTGGTATCTAATtaagtggaaaggatacgACGAGGGAagcaattcctgggaaccaattGACAATGTGGCCAATGCCAAGGAAGCGAGAGAAGAGTTCCATAAGGA gtccgagcttagtcgtgacaccAAGCCCAATAAGTTCAATGGCAAGAAAGAGGACGCCCTTAACTTCATTATTGCCTGCCAAGCCtatataagggcaaaaggGGCCAATCAATCCCACAAAGAAAAAATCTTGTGGATAACGTCATATTTTGAAGGTGCTGCGGAAGATTGGGTACGCCcatacaaggaaaggaaggtgttcagggGAGAGGCGGTTCCTTTATTGGAAGATATTGATACATTTTGGGCCAAGTTCACAAAGCATTACGTAGATACAAATTGTGATGAGAAGTACcgccaaaaatggaataatTTACAACAGAAAGCATCAGTACAAGAATATACTTGCGAATTCCAGCAGTACTCAGTGTCCTTAGGGTACAGCAATGAGACGTTACGCAATAAGTACTATAATGGCCTCCAAAACAATatcaaggacatcatgctttccactatgttccaatggcgttgTGCTATGGCTCAACAAGTGTATGACAAGGCAGAAGAAATTGCCAACCACATTGAGTCAACTTGTCTTTCCAACCCATCTGTCTCCGCTGCTTGTACGTCTTCCAACACTGTCTCCACCCCTACTTCCAATCCCACTCCTACTCGTACTTGTCTTAATGTTGGGGACAATGTCTATATGATTGATCCAACCActtgccgcgccaagaaaggcgctattACTTCAATTGTTTGCACTACCTCTGGCAACATGCCAAATGTCAGGTGGAATGGAGAATCCAAGGACACAATGATCCCATTCCCCTCCCTTAAGAAAGATGAACGCCCCGCTGCAGCTGCACCTGTTAAAACCATCATTGCACCTACTCCTATTCTAGCCTCAAACTCTAAAGGTCCAGGtcccatggatcttgatggaagaggATTTTCAAATCTCACATGCCATGTATGCGGTGGAAAAGGTCATTTTGCACGCAATTGCCCCtctaagcccatgtctggacatgtggctaatgttgaatggtcttgggaaagacctaaagaagaaaatcgaattgaagttgtctctgatgaggaggagtcgggaaaaggaaaagccaaggccaactaa
- a CDS encoding major facilitator superfamily transporter, which yields MPMKVMTSVVSHFEDNWFMNIMYAFSGLGALVLPFVIGALTKSDTPWRHYYWFPFSITMLSIALHYLIFKNYTTPPDHKEAPKQKNVRARLRLAISTQFRIGAALIVFSYAIVDVLSNWLTLYPIDVKGTAPNISQYQLSVFWAGLTAGRIFFSLPFIHVRERIGNNVLLALMGGAVGLLWGLNTTASNWVSIAVAGFFLGPNTPGILSIISTQVPPSLKEIVISVIIGSALVGGTLGSLIFGITVGKVSPGLRLLPLVIL from the exons atgccaatgaaggtcatgacaagtGTGGTTTCTCAC TTTGAGGACAATTGGTTCATGAACATCATGTATGCGTTCTCCGGG CTGGGAGCA TTGGTTTTGCCATTTGTTATTGGAGCTCTGACTAAATCAGATACTCCGTGGAGG CACTACTACTGGTTTCCATTCTCTATAACGATGCTATCAATTGCTCTCCACTATTTAATCTTCAAAAATTACACAACCCCGCCTGATCACAAGGAGGCACCCAAACAAAAGAATGTGCGGGCAAGGCTTAGATTAGCCATTT CAACACAATTTAGGATTGGAGCGGCTTTGATTGTCTTTAGCTATGCAATTGTTGACGTTCTGAGTAAT TGGCTGACTTTGTATCCCATTGATGTCAAGGGGACTGCTCCCAACATCTCTCAATACCAGTTATCAGTGTTCTGGGCTG GTTTAACTGCTGGTCGCATATTCTTCTCCTTACCATTCATACACGTCCGTGAAAGGATAGGCAATAACGTCTTACTAGCCTTGATGGGAGGAGCAGTTGGTCTGCTCTGGGGGCTCAACACCACGGCCTCAAATTGGGTTTCTATTGCAGTCGCCGGGTTTTTCCTTGG GCCAAACACACCGGGAATCTTGTCTATCATATCAACTCAGGTGCCACCAAGTCTCAAGGAAATTGTTATCTCCGTCATAATTG GATCAGCGCTAGTAGGAGGAACCCTTGGATCACTGATCTTTGGTATAACCGTAGGAAAGGTCAGCCCAGGTCTACGCTTACTTCCTCTAGTTATT CTTTGA
- a CDS encoding Transposable element Tcb2 transposase — MAQYTSPKTKAQIIALKKLKYSDWAIVQLLQPQTKVSHATVGCIWAKYGLTDRPLDQHDPIPGRPQKLTPSDVRFAALALAWSRVPTAANIRRQYFPAVGSSTLCRYLRELGLRPYKRRQVPLLTYWHRKARRAWAHSQLFWPQSRWDNIVFLDKVQIKLFGANSGQYYWRRPTERPGYIEILGDAFFGTLADYKITPFNITFQHNQDPKHTARLTQRWLASWGVSVLPWPSKSPDLNIIKNVWWHLKERVRTHQPPALNKEELWKIVRDEWKQISPKYIGNLYDSLPR; from the exons ATGGCTCAATACACTAGTCCCAAGACTaaggctcagataattgcgctgaaaaagctcaaatactcagattgggctattgttcagcttttgcaacctcagaccaaggtctctcacgcaactgttggttgtatctgggccaagtatggacttacTGACCGCCCACTCGATCAACACGatcccattcctgggcgCCCACAAAAATTAACCCCCAGCGACGTCAGATTCGCCGCTTTGGCCCTAGCTTGGAGTAGagtaccaacagcagcaaatattagacggcagtacttccctgcCGTTGGGTCCTCTACCCTCTGCCGCTACCTCCGAGAGCTGGGTTTACGGCCGTACAAACGCCGCCAAGTACCCCTGCTCACTtattggcatagaaaagCCCGTCGCGCGTGGGCCCACAGTCAattattctggccacaatcacgctgggacaacatcgtcttcttggacaaagtccaaatcaagttatttggggcCAACAGCGgccaatattactggaggcGGCCTA CTGAACGCCCgggatacattgaaatccttggggacgccttctttggaaccctTGCCGACTATAAAATCACCCCGTTCAACATTACATTCCAGCACAACCAAGAtccaaagcatacagccaggctgacacaaCGTTGGCTTGCCAGTTGGGGCGTAAGCGTCCTCCCATGGCCGTCAAAAAGCCCGGATTTGAATATAATCAAGAACGtctggtggcatctgaaggagCGCGTGCGTACTCACCAACCTCCCGCTTTGAATAAggaagaattatggaaaatagtgagggacgaatggaaacaaatttccccaaaatatattggcaatttgtatgattcattacCGCGTTGa